The sequence below is a genomic window from Vallicoccus soli.
CCGCTGTCCCGGGTGCCGTGGGGCACGTTCCAGCTGCCCGGCCTGCTGGCGGCGTCCCGGCTCAGTGAGTGGCGCGACTCGTACGGACGCCCGTTCGCGCTGCTGCACGTGCCGGCGACGAACCACTACTCGGTCGTGCTCGCGACGGAGCCGGACGGGGCGGCGCTGGTCGACCCCGAGCAGGTCGACGCCTGGGTCGCCGCGTGGGGGGCCTGGCTGAACAGCCTGGGCAGCGAGCCCGGCCTGGTCGCGGCGGCGGTGACGGTGGAGTCCGCGCCGGACTCCGGTGCCCGGCTGCGCCGTGAGGTGGCGATGAACGCCGACCCGCAGGCGCCGGCGCTGGCCCAGGCGATGCTCCGCGAGGTCGTCGAGGTCTACCCGGAGGGCTCGGCCACCGTCCGCGCGTGGATCGCGCTGACGTTCACCGGCGCCAACCGCAGCACCGGGCGGCGCAAGGACGACCGGCAGATGGGCCTCGAGCTCGCCTCCCGGCTGCCGGGGCTGACCCACGCCCTGCACGCCACCGGCGCCGGCGCCGCGCGCCCGGCCTCGGCGCAGGAGCTGTGCGAGGCGGTGCGCATCGCCTACGACCCGCCCGCCGCCCGGCTGATCGACGCCGCGCACGCCGCCGGCGAGACGACCGAGCTGGGCGAGCGGCTGCGCTGGGCCGACGCCGGGCCGGTGTTCGCCGAGGCGCACCGCGACTGCTACCTGCACGACGCGGCGGTGTCGGTGACCTGGACGATGACCGGCGCCCCCCGGGGCGTGGTGCAGTCCGGGGTCCTCGCGCAGCTGCTGGCGCCGCACCGCGAGCTGGACCGCAAGCGGGTCACCCTGCTGTACCGGCCGTTCGACCCGGCCCGCTCCGCGCGGATCGCCGAGCAGGACAAGCGCAACGCCGAGTTCAAGACCACCGCCACCAACCGCCCCTCCGCCCGAGTCGTGGCGGAGCTGCGCTCCACCACCGCCACCGCCGAGGAGGAGGCCCGCGGGCACAACCTGATCAACTTCGGGCTGCTGGTCACCGCCACCGTCGCCGACGTCTACCGGCTGCCTGAGGCCACCGCCGCGGTCGACAACCTCTCGGCCACCGCCCGGCTGCAGCTGCGCCCCGCCTACGGCTCGCAGGACTCCGCGTTCGCCGCCGCCCTGCCCCTCGGGCTGGTCCTGCCCGCTCACTCCAAGGTGCCCGCCGAGATCAGGGAGTCGCTATGAGGATGTGGGAAGGCGCAATCCAAGCCAGCAGCCACCCCCGCGACACCACCGTCATCAGCACGAGCACCAGCACCACCGGAGGCGTTCCCGACCCCTCGCCAGCGCAGCAACTGGCCCGCCGCCTTAGCCGCCCCGTCGGCGGCGAGGACGACGCACGGGACGCCGCGCGGAACGACGCCCGCGCAACTCGTCGGGTCCGCCGACGCGCGGGCTCTGATGCGGGCGGCATAAGCAACGCGACCTCGCGTCCGGCTCCGCGTCCGGCTCCGCGTCCGGGGCCTCGTGGGTGGCCGGGGCGGGGGCGCGGGAGCTCCCCGTACGTGCAGACCGTGGACGAGTGGCGCGGCACGACCGCGCAGGTGTGCGGGCTGTGGCCGTTCGCCGCCGGCACCGGCTCGCCGATGGTGGGGGTGCCGATCGGCACCACCCTCACGTCGGGGGCGACGCTGTGCTGCGACCCGATCTCCTGGTTCCAGCGCGCGAAGCTGATCTCCAACCCGTCCGCGTTCGTGCTCGGCAAGCCCGGCCTGGGCAAGTCCACGGTCGTGCGCCGCATGGCGCTCGGGCTGATCGGCTACGGCGTGCAGCCCCTCGTGCTCGGCGACCTGCGCCCGGACTACGTCGAGCTGATCCGCGCCGTCGGCGGGCAGGTCATCACCCTCGGGCGGGGCCGCGGGCACCTCAACGTCCTCGACCCCGGCGAGGCCACCGCCGCCGCCCGCCGCCTGACCGGCACCGCCCGCCAGGCGGTGCTCGCCGACGCCCACGGTCGCCGGCACGCCATGGTCTCCTCGCTCATCACGATTACCCGCTCCGCGCCGCCGTCGGACCGGGAGGAGACGATCCTCGACCGCGCCCTGCGCGTCCTCGACGCCCGCCACCCCTCGAGTTCCGGCGGCACCGGGGCACGGGGTGTGCCGGTGCTGGCGGACCTGCTGCGAGTGGTGCAGGAGGCGCCGGAGGACGTGCGTCAGGTCGCTTTGGACCGGGGCAGCCTGTCGCGGTACCAGGAGATCACCGAGGGCCTGGAGGCCACCCTGATGGGCCTGGTCGGCGGCGGCCGGTTCGGGACGATCTTCTCCGAACCGACCAGCGTGCCGATGCGCCGCGACCGCCCCGTCGTCTTCGACGTCAGCAGCATCGACGACTCCGAGATGGACTTGCAGGCCGCGTTGCTGCTCGCGTGCTGGTCCGCCGGGTTCGGCGCGCTGAACATCGCCAACGTCCTCGCTGACGCGGGGCTGGAGCCGCGCCGGCACTACTTCGTCATCCTCGACGAGCTGTGGCGCGCGCTGCGCGCCGGGAAGGGCATCGTCGACCGGGTCGACGCCCTGACCCGGCTCAACCGCGGCCGCGGCGTCGGCATGGCGATGATCACTCACACCATGAGCGACCTGCTCGCCCTCCCGACGGAGGCGGACCGGATGAAGGCCCGCGGGTTCGTCGAGCGCTCCGGCATGGTGATCTGTGGCGGGCTGCCCTCGGCGGAGATGCCGATGCTCAACTCCGCGGTGCCGTTCTCCCGCGCCGAGCAGGACCTGCTCGTCGGCTGGACCGCCCCACCAGCGTTCGACGCCGTCGCCGGGCAGGAGACCGACCCGCCCGGCCTCGGCAACTTCCTGGTCAAGGTCGGCGGCCGCCCCGGCATCCCCGTCCACGTCGCCCTCACTTCGGTAGAGCAGCACCTCAACGACACCAACCGCCTCTGGCACCAGGCCTCGCGCTCGGCACCGGTGAGCGAGTCCGGCGAGTCCGGCGAGTCCGGCGAGTCCGACGCCAGCGCCGAGGGCACGAGCGGTGGCGCGGCCAGCGAGCAGCACGTCAGGCAGGACCAGGCCCTGCACCCTCTGGCCGAGGTGATCGACGACGTCGCCCGTGAGGACGGTCTGCCCGACGTCAACTCCGAATCCGCTGCCGGTCTCACTGCCCAGCCGGAGCAGCAGGCGCGGCTCGTTGCCGACGTGCGCGACGCCCGCCGCCTTCGCGACGGCGCCGGCGGCGCCGGCGGCGCCGGCGGCGCGGGCAGCGCCGGCGGCGCGGGCAGCGCAGACAGCCGGGGGAGCAGGGCGTGAGCTCGACGTCGAAGCGTTCGGGTGCGGGCTGGAACCCGCAGACGCAGCTGCTGGCCTGCGGACTGGCGCTGCTGGCGGTCACCGTCGGCCCGCTCACCCTGGCCGCGCATCTGAGCAACCGCCTCGAGGCGGACCCGCAGGCCCGCCAGGACCTGCCGGGCAACCCCGCCGAGCTCGTCACCGGCCTGGCCCGCAGCACCATCGCCTGGCCCGCGGCGGCCACGGAGGTGCTTGCCGCCCTCGCCGCCGGGGTGCTCGTCCTGGGGGTCCTCGCCGCGGTGCTCCTCACCCGGGCCCGGCGGACCCGCTCGAGGGTGGACGTCGCGGCCCGGTACATGGGCCGCGGCCGCGACCTCGGCGACCTGGCCGGCAAGGCCGCCACCGCCAAGGCCGCCCGCCTCCGCGTCACCAACCCCAGCGGCTCTGCCGGCCCCGCCGGCACGGCAGCCGCCCCCGGCCTGGCGGTCGCCCGCACGATCGCCGGTGGGCAGACCCTGTACCAGGGGTGGGAGGACGTCGCGGTCGATATCTGGGGCCCGCGCACCGGCAAGACCACCTCCCGCGCCGTCCCGGCGCTGCTCGCCGCCCCCGGCGCCGCGGTGGCCACCTCGAACAAGCGCGACCTCGTTGACGCCACGAGGGACCTGCGCGCCGCCCACGCTGGGGGAGCGGGGGAGGTGTGGGTCTTCGACCCACAGGACGTCATCGGCGAAGCAGGATCTGCAGGGGGAGCGGGGCCGTCGTGGTGGTGGAACCCCCTGTCGTATGTGGTCGACGAGGTCAAGGCGGCGATGCTGGCCGGGGTGTTCACCGCTGCGGCGCGTGAGCCCGGCGCGCGGACCGACGCCTACTTCGACCCGCGCGGTGAGCAACTGCTCGCCGACCTGCTGCTCGCCGCGGCCCTGGCCGGGCGGGACCTGACCCAGGTGTACCTGTGGCTGACCCGACCCACCGACGACGAGCCCGCCGCGGTCCTGCGCGAGCACGGCTACCCGCTCAACGCCGCCAGCGTCGAGGAGGCGGTCAACATGTCGGAGAAGCAGCGCAGTGGCGTCTACGGCACCGCGCAGAAGACCGTCGCGTTCATGACCAACCGCCAGGCCATGCGCTGGGTCACCCCCAGCAGCACTGCCGGCGGCGGCAGGGGAGCAGCAGGGGAGCGGGCCTGCGCCAGTGACACCAGCCGGCGTCGGGAGTTCGACCCGGCCGCGTTCGTCCGCTCCGCCGGCACCCTGTACAGCCTGTCCAAGGAGGGCAGCGGCTCCGCCGGCCCGCTGGTCACCGCGCTGACCGTCGCCGTCTGCGAGGCCGCCGAGGACCTCGCCAAGCGGTCCCCTGGCGGCAGGCTGCCGGTGCCGATGGTGTGCGTGCTCGACGAGGCCGCGAATGTGTGCCGGTGGCGGGACTTGCCCAACCTCTACAGCCACTACGGCTCGCGCGGGATCGTGCTCATGACAATCCTGCAGTCCTGGTCCCAGGGCGTGCAGGTGTGGGGCCGCGAGGGGATGCGCAAGCTGTGGTCCGCGGCCAACGTAAAGGTGTACGGCGGTGGTGTGCACGAGCGGGAGTTCCTGTCCGAGCTGTCGGAGCTGATTGGGGACTTTGAGCTGGCTGCGACGTCCACGTCGCACAGCCGCTCCGGGCGCTCCACGAGCCGATCCAGCCGTCGTGAGCGGGTGCTGGACGTCGCCGACCTCGGCGCGCTGCCCAAGGGCCGCGCCGTGGTCATCGCCTCCGGCGCCCGGCCCACGCTGGGCCGCACGTTGCCGTGGATGGACGGCCCACATGCCGGGGCGGTCGCGGCATCTCTCCGGGCCCACGACC
It includes:
- a CDS encoding type IV secretory system conjugative DNA transfer family protein, which translates into the protein MSSTSKRSGAGWNPQTQLLACGLALLAVTVGPLTLAAHLSNRLEADPQARQDLPGNPAELVTGLARSTIAWPAAATEVLAALAAGVLVLGVLAAVLLTRARRTRSRVDVAARYMGRGRDLGDLAGKAATAKAARLRVTNPSGSAGPAGTAAAPGLAVARTIAGGQTLYQGWEDVAVDIWGPRTGKTTSRAVPALLAAPGAAVATSNKRDLVDATRDLRAAHAGGAGEVWVFDPQDVIGEAGSAGGAGPSWWWNPLSYVVDEVKAAMLAGVFTAAAREPGARTDAYFDPRGEQLLADLLLAAALAGRDLTQVYLWLTRPTDDEPAAVLREHGYPLNAASVEEAVNMSEKQRSGVYGTAQKTVAFMTNRQAMRWVTPSSTAGGGRGAAGERACASDTSRRREFDPAAFVRSAGTLYSLSKEGSGSAGPLVTALTVAVCEAAEDLAKRSPGGRLPVPMVCVLDEAANVCRWRDLPNLYSHYGSRGIVLMTILQSWSQGVQVWGREGMRKLWSAANVKVYGGGVHEREFLSELSELIGDFELAATSTSHSRSGRSTSRSSRRERVLDVADLGALPKGRAVVIASGARPTLGRTLPWMDGPHAGAVAASLRAHDPAVEDTLAEAMDSLRDVAHREATASVGVSVARSSRSSRPVRPSGSSGSLGSSGSSGSSGSSGSSGSSGSS
- a CDS encoding SCO6880 family protein, which translates into the protein MAVVDQVGQRAGGRVPRTYGNWRRPQTAGLGALGMLGTLILLVGMVVVILTMMVVGWVQALAVALVLLGFLGLLVFKDRHGRSGLVRIAGRVAAWRVRSAGAHLYRSGPLSRVPWGTFQLPGLLAASRLSEWRDSYGRPFALLHVPATNHYSVVLATEPDGAALVDPEQVDAWVAAWGAWLNSLGSEPGLVAAAVTVESAPDSGARLRREVAMNADPQAPALAQAMLREVVEVYPEGSATVRAWIALTFTGANRSTGRRKDDRQMGLELASRLPGLTHALHATGAGAARPASAQELCEAVRIAYDPPAARLIDAAHAAGETTELGERLRWADAGPVFAEAHRDCYLHDAAVSVTWTMTGAPRGVVQSGVLAQLLAPHRELDRKRVTLLYRPFDPARSARIAEQDKRNAEFKTTATNRPSARVVAELRSTTATAEEEARGHNLINFGLLVTATVADVYRLPEATAAVDNLSATARLQLRPAYGSQDSAFAAALPLGLVLPAHSKVPAEIRESL